Proteins from one bacterium genomic window:
- the asnS gene encoding asparagine--tRNA ligase, which yields MKRTGILQALQMEEYGKTLLIRGWVRTKRDAKGGFSFIELNDGSTIENIQIIADSGLENYQTQVTKLTTGCSVEVEGELVASPGKGQKNEIRASRLKVFGWADPDEYPLQKKRHSFEFLRQIAHLRPRTNTFGAVARVRSTMSWTIHNFFQERGFCYIHTPIITGSDCEGAGEMFRVTTLDLGNVPRDQNGGGIDFTQDFFGRPTSLTVSGQLEAEAYALALGNVYTFGPTFRAENSNTSRHLAEFWMVEPEMSFADVFDDMDLAEDFLKVIFRTVLEKCRQDMEFFNLRIDTTIIRTLEEIIGSSFERVSYTEAVEILQKSKEAFEFPVAWGMDLQSEHERYLTEKKFRKPIIVFDYPKDIKAFYMRLNDDERTVRAMDVLVPKIGEIIGGSQREERIDVLKQRIGDLGLREEDYWWYLDLRRFGSVPHAGFGMGFERAIQFVTGMGNIRDVIPFPRTPKSAEF from the coding sequence ATGAAACGGACAGGGATTTTACAGGCCTTACAGATGGAAGAATATGGCAAGACGCTGCTGATCCGGGGATGGGTCCGCACCAAGCGGGATGCCAAGGGAGGATTTTCCTTCATCGAGCTGAATGACGGATCTACGATCGAGAATATCCAGATTATAGCTGACAGCGGGCTGGAAAACTACCAGACCCAGGTTACAAAGCTCACCACCGGATGCAGCGTCGAAGTGGAAGGAGAGCTGGTGGCCTCACCGGGGAAGGGGCAGAAAAACGAGATACGGGCAAGCAGGCTCAAGGTTTTCGGCTGGGCTGACCCTGATGAGTACCCGCTTCAAAAGAAGCGCCACTCCTTTGAATTCCTCCGCCAGATAGCTCATCTTCGCCCCCGGACCAACACCTTCGGAGCTGTGGCCCGGGTGCGAAGCACCATGAGCTGGACCATCCATAACTTTTTTCAGGAGCGCGGTTTTTGCTATATCCACACACCGATCATTACCGGAAGTGATTGCGAAGGAGCGGGGGAAATGTTTCGGGTTACGACCCTGGATCTTGGCAATGTCCCTCGTGACCAGAACGGTGGCGGTATTGATTTTACCCAGGATTTCTTTGGCCGCCCGACCAGCCTGACCGTCAGCGGCCAATTGGAGGCGGAAGCCTATGCGCTGGCTCTGGGAAATGTCTATACCTTCGGGCCGACCTTCCGGGCCGAAAATTCAAATACTTCACGGCACCTGGCTGAATTCTGGATGGTGGAGCCGGAGATGAGCTTTGCCGACGTCTTCGACGATATGGATCTGGCCGAGGATTTTCTCAAAGTCATCTTCCGTACTGTTTTAGAGAAATGCCGCCAGGATATGGAATTCTTTAATCTGCGCATAGATACCACCATCATCCGGACCCTGGAGGAGATCATTGGCAGCAGCTTTGAGAGAGTCTCGTATACGGAAGCAGTCGAAATCCTGCAAAAATCCAAAGAGGCGTTTGAATTTCCCGTGGCCTGGGGCATGGACCTCCAGTCGGAACATGAGCGGTATTTAACCGAAAAGAAGTTCAGGAAACCGATCATTGTTTTTGATTATCCCAAGGATATCAAGGCCTTCTATATGAGGCTCAATGATGATGAAAGGACTGTGCGGGCTATGGATGTCCTGGTGCCCAAGATCGGCGAGATTATCGGCGGGAGTCAGCGTGAAGAGAGAATTGATGTCCTGAAACAGCGGATTGGTGATCTTGGACTCCGGGAAGAGGATTACTGGTGGTATCTGGACCTGCGCCGCTTTGGTTCTGTTCCCCATGCAGGATTCGGTATGGGCTTTGAAAGGGCTATCCAGTTTGTGACAGGCATGGGCAATATCCGGGATGTGATTCCTTTTCCCAGAACCCCGAAATCAGCGGAATTTTAA